The nucleotide window CCAGGCGGAGCATGTGGTGCGCAAGTTCTGGAAGAGCGGCGCGCGCGCCTACCTCGACCTGGCGCTGGACATGAAGTCCCACTGCAAGCTCTAGCCTCCGCGAGGCCCCGGAGCGTGTAGCCTCCACGGATGGCCACCTTCCTCCTCATCCTCGCCGTCGGTCTCTTCGTCCTCATGGGCGGTCTGTTCTGGAGCATCATGGGTCAGGAGAAGAAGTCCCATGAGCAGGTGCACCTGCAGGGCGGGCGTTACGTCGCCGTCATCAAGGACTTCGCCGCGATGAGGGGCTACACGAACCGGGCCTCGCTGCTGCTGAAGATAGAGACTCCCTCGGGGCCGGTGGGCCAGCGACTCATCGTCCCTATCGAGGGGGCCGTGACGTGGGACTTCGTCACCACCGCGCGGGTGACGGAGCGCCCGGTCTACGTCCGCTGCATCATCGACCCGAACGTCGAGCTGGCCGTGCGACAGTACGGCTTCCTCCTCGAGGAGGCGCCTCCCGGGGAGGCCGCCTGACCTGGCCCCGGGAGCGGCCGCGCACGGCCGTTACTCGAACTCGAGCGCCCGCTGGAAGTCGGCGGGGTTGGAGGCCGCGCTCTGCGCCGTCTCCAGGGTGATGATGCCCTCGCGGTACAGCTGCGTCAGGTGCTGGTCGAAGGACTGCATGCCGAACATGTCGCGGCCCTTCTCGATGACGTCCTTGAGCTCGCTGGCGCGGTCATCCCGGATGTACTGCTCCACCGTCTTGGTCTGCACCATGATTTCCAGCGCCACCGTGCGGCCCTTGCCGCTGGCGCGGGGAAGCAGGCGCTGGGAGACGGTCGCCTTGAGGCAGTCCGCCAGGCGCATGCGCACCATGGTCTGCTCCTCGGCGGGGAACACCGACACCAGGCGGTTGATGGTGCGCGAGGCGTCGGTGGTATGCACCGTGGAGAGCACCAGGTGGCCTGTCTCCGAGGCCTTCAGCGCGATGTCGATGGTCTCCGTGTCGCGCATCTCGCCCACCAGGATGACGTCCGGGTCCTGGCGCAGCGCCGCGCGCAGGGCGATGGCGAAGCCCTTGGTGTCCGGGCCGATCTCCCGCTGGGAGATGGAGGACTTGATGTTCTTGTAGATGAACTCGATGGGGTCCTCGATGGTGAGGACGTGCAGGTTCTCCGTGCGGTTGATGTGGTCGATCATCGACGCCAGCGTGGAGCTCTTGCCGGAGCCCGTCGCGCCCGTCACCAGCACCAGCCCGCGCTCGTTGCCGGCGATCTTCTTGAGCACCTGCGGCAGGCCCAGCCCGTCGATGGTGGGAATCTCATCCGGGATGATGCGCAGGATGCACGCCAGCGAGCCGCGCTGCCGGTAGATGTTGACGCGGAAGCGGGCGACGCCCGGCAGGCTGTACGAGGCGTCGCACTCCTGCAGCAGGTCGATCTGCGGCTTCATGGCCGGGTCGGAGATGACGTGGATGGCCACCTGACGGGTGTGGTCCGCGTGGAGCTTCTCCATCTTCAGCGGCCGCAGCACGCCGTTCACCCGGTAGATGGGCGGGTCGCCGGGCCTGAAGTGGATGTCCGAAGCGCCGTTCTGTACGCCGACCGTCAGGAGCTTGTTCAGTGTTGCCAGGTCCAGGTGAAGACCTCTCGGAGGTGGAAGGCTTTGACTCTAGGCGAACACGCAATCCCTGCCCACGGTGGGCATCGGTGCGCGCCAGACGCCCTTGTCACCGCTGACCCGCCTGGGTTCCCGACGGCTCCCGTCAGACTTTGCGCTCCTCGAAGCCTTGCTTGCGCAGCTTCGCGATGAGCGCGTCCGCCGCGGCGCGAGCCTTCTTCTCGTCCTTGAACGCGGTGCGCTTGCC belongs to Myxococcus fulvus and includes:
- a CDS encoding type IV pilus twitching motility protein PilT, which codes for MDLATLNKLLTVGVQNGASDIHFRPGDPPIYRVNGVLRPLKMEKLHADHTRQVAIHVISDPAMKPQIDLLQECDASYSLPGVARFRVNIYRQRGSLACILRIIPDEIPTIDGLGLPQVLKKIAGNERGLVLVTGATGSGKSSTLASMIDHINRTENLHVLTIEDPIEFIYKNIKSSISQREIGPDTKGFAIALRAALRQDPDVILVGEMRDTETIDIALKASETGHLVLSTVHTTDASRTINRLVSVFPAEEQTMVRMRLADCLKATVSQRLLPRASGKGRTVALEIMVQTKTVEQYIRDDRASELKDVIEKGRDMFGMQSFDQHLTQLYREGIITLETAQSAASNPADFQRALEFE